In Candidatus Dormiibacterota bacterium, the genomic stretch CTTCGACCCAGCACAAACGTCAGCTGCTTGCGACGAGCCTGGAAGAAGGGTGTGACGAATTGGAAGAAGCTGGCCAGGTCGGCGCGTGGGACCGCAGGCTCGGCCTCGGGGATGATGCGCACCAGGGCCGAATCAACCCGCGGGAGCGGCAGGAAGGCACTACGCGGGACGCGGAGGGTTAGCTCAGGCCGACCGTAGACGCGAACACCCAGCGTGGCGAGGCTCCAGTCGCCCGCTGGGGCCACCAGGCGCTCCGCCACCTCCTTCTGCACCAGCAGGTCGATACGAGCCGGTGGCAGTGGTTGCTCCAACAGGTGGACGAAGAGCGCACCTGTGAGGTTGTAGGGAATATTGCCCGCAACCCGGTAGGGCGAGGGCAGCAGCTCGCTGACCGCCGTGCGCAGGATGTCGGCCTCGATGATCCGGACATTTGACCGATCCCGCAGCGCCAGGCCCAACGCCTTGACGCAGGCGGGATCGATCTCGACTCCCGCCACGGCTCGTGCCCGGCTCGCCAGTTCGACCGTGAGCGCGCCCAGACCGGGACCGACCTCGACCATCCGGTCCGTGGGCGCGATCTCGAGCGCTTCGACGATCCGGTCGAGTTGCGACCGGTCGGCAAGAAAGTTCTGTCCCCAACGCCGCAGGTAGCGAACTCCGAAGCGGCGGGCCACGCCCCGGATCACCGAGGGATCGGCAAGATCGAGCGGGCGTTTGCTAGCCGGCGTGGGGCAACCGAAAAAGGTCGATGGCGTTCTGGCTAGTCGCCTGGCCGATCTCCGCCGGCGTCGTGCCGCGGAGCTTCGCGATCCGCTCGACGGTCTCCACGATGTAGCGCGGGGCGTTGGGCTGCCCGCGCCGGCTCTGCGGCGGAAGAAAGGGCGAGTCGGTTTCCACCAGCATGTGGTCCAGCGGGATGATACTGGCGGCGCCGATCACCCCGTGGGCGGTCGGATAGGTCACAGTCCCGGCGAATGAGAGGTAAAAGCCACGCGCCAGCGCTTCTGCGGCGAACGCCGAATTGCCGCTGAAGCAGTGAAAGACGCCGTTCAGTCCGGGAAACTCGTCGAGGATGGCCAGCAAGTCCGGGAAGGCATCGCGAGTGTGGAGCACCACCGGCTTCTCCAGCTCCTGGGCCAGGCCGAGCATCTGGCGAAAGACCTGTTGTTGACCGCGCGCCGGAACGCGATGGTAGTCCGTGAAGTGGTAATCGAGACCGATCTCGCCGACTGCGACCACACTCGGATGGCTGGCCAGCTGCCGCAGCTCTCGCCGCTCTGCCGAATCGATCGGATCACCGGCCGAGTGTGGGTGCCGGCCGATGGTCGTTTTCAAGCCCGGGATACGCTCGGCCAGTTCGACGCCCGGGCGGTTGTCCGAGGCATCATCGCCGATGTTCAGCACGGCCGCCACCCCCGCCGTCCTCGCCTCCTCCAGCGCCTGCTCCGGCGTGAGTGGCTGGCGCAGGTGCAGAAGATGGGCGTGCGAATCGATCAGGCGACCGGCTCCGGCTTCTCGATGCGGGGAAAGAGGACACCGCCGAGCGCCGTCTGGGTGCGCGGCGCCAGTCTCCCCCACTCCCTGGCGGTCGCCCACGGGGCCTTCAAGTCCGCCTTGATCTGCGCCGCGACCTTGGTGGCCGTCTCCGGCAGGAAGGGCGAGATAAGGTAACTCGTGAGCCGGATCGCCTCGACCAGGTTGTACATGACGGTCTGCAGCCGCTTGCGTTGATCCGACTGTTTGGCTAGCACCCAGGGCGCGCTTTCCTCGATGTACTTGTTCCCGCGGTTGACCGCTTCCCAGATGAGATCGAGGGCGCCCGTGAAGTCCAGCACCTTCATGTGCTTGTCCTGCCCGCGCACAGCCTTCTCGAAGGCTGTCTGGAGGTGTTTGTCGAGCGCCATCGCGTCGCCATCGGGGGCCGGCACCTTGCCGTCGAAATACCGCTGCAGCATGGAGAGCGTTCGGTAGACAAAGTTCCCCAGGTCGTTGGCCAGATCGGCATTGAATCGATCCGTCATCGTTTCCCAGCTGATCTCTCCGTCACGATCGAACGGCAGCTCACGCAACAGGAGATAGCGGACCGCTTCGGCGCCGAAGCGCTCGGCGGCTTCCAGCGGATCGATGTAGTTTCCCGCGCTCTTGCTCATCTTCTCGCCCCGGACAGTGAGGAACCCGTGCGCGTATACCCGCTTCGGCACTGCCACTCCCGCGGACATCAACATTGCCGGCCAGTAGAGGCAATGGAAGCGCGTGATGTCCTTCCCGATCACGTGGAGGTCGGCCGGCCACCAGCGCTTGAACATCGCCTCATCGGTCCCGTACCCAACACCGGTGGCGTAGTTGACCAGGGCGTCTCCCCAGACATAGACGACGTGCTTGTCATCACCCGGGAAGGGAATGCCCCACTTGATGGTCGAACGCGAGATGCTGAAGTCTTGCAGGCCGGCCCGTAGCCACCCGAGGACTTCGTTGCGGCGGGACTCCGGCTGGATGAACTCGGGGTGCTTGTCGATGTGCTGCTGCAGTCGGTCCTGGTAAGCGGACAGCTTGAAGAAGTAGTTCTCCTCCTTCAGCCACTGGGCCTTGAGCGTGGGGTGGATCAGACAGTACCCATCCTTGAGGTCGGCGTCTTGCTTGAACGCCTCGCAGGAGACGCAATACCAACCCTCGTAGGAGCCCTTAAAGATGTCCCCCTTCGCCTGCATCTTCGCGATGAACGCTTGCACACCCAGGACATGGTCGGGATCCTCGGTCCGGATGAAGCGGTCATAGGAGATCCCAAACCGAGCTTCGATGTCCCGGTAGAGCTGCGCCATTCGAGCGGTAAAGTCCGCGGTCGACACGCCTTCTTCCTCCGCCTTGCGTCGCACGTTTTGTGAGTGCTCGTCGGTACCGGTAAGAAAGAAGGTGTCGTCCCCGATCAGGCGGTGGTAGCGTGCCAGGGCGTCGGTGCCCACCAGTTCATAGATGAAGCCAAGGTGGGGCGCGGCGTTGGGATACACGATCGCGGTGGTGACGTAGAACTTACTCATTTGGGGCCTTCCAATCGCTGCCGGCTACCACGACCGTCAGCTCGCCTCGGGGTGGAGATTTCGCGAAATGCTCCAGGAGTGTCGCCGGCGTTCCACGTAAGAACTCTTCGTGGAGCTTGGTGATCTCCCGCGCCACCACCAGCGAGCGGGGGCCGAGGGCGGACGCCATTATATCCAATGTCCGCTGGATCCGATGCGGGGATTCGAAGAAGACGAAGCTTCGCTTGGCGAGCGCGGTCTCGCGGATCAGCCGCTCCAGCTCGCCCCGTTTGCGCGGCAAGAAGCCGAGAAAGGTGAACTGGTTGGTCGGAAGGCCGGAGCTCACGAGGGCGGCCAGCACCGCAGACGGCCCGGGGATCGGCACCACCGGGTAGCCGGCGGCGACGGCGGCGCTCACCAGCCGCACGCCTGGGTCGGAGAGCGCCGGCGTGCCCGCGTCGGAGACCAGGGCGATGTCGTGCTGCGCGAGACGGGCGAGGATCGATTGCAGCTGGCGCGCCTCGTTCTTCGCGTGCAGGCTGACCAGTGGCCGGCGCAGGCCGAAATGGGTGAGCAGTTTCATGGTGTGCCGCGTGTCCTCGGCGGCAATCAGCGGCACCGACTCGAGGACCTGCAGGGCCCGAAGGGTGATGTCGTCGAGGTTGCCGATGGGAGTGGCGACCAGGTACAGCGTCCCCAATTCAGGCGCCGGCCGACATCAGTGTCCCCAATCGCGCGGGTAGCGGAAGTCGCGGTCGATCGTCCGTGAGGATAGCTTGGCGATGACGGGCAGGCGGCGTTTGTACTGGTTCTCGCGGACGCGGCGGACGATCTCCTCGACAAACGCCGGATCGAAGCCCAGCTTCTTTACCTCTTCCACCGAATAGCGCCGTTCCACCAGGTAGTAGAGCAGCTGGTCGATCATCCGGTACTGGAAGCCTAGCTCGGTCTCGTCCGCCTGCCCCGCCCAGAGATCGGCGGAGGGCGCCTTCTGCACGATCCCCGTGGGCACACCGAGAGCGTCGGCCAACTGCCAGATCTGGGTTTTGTAGAGGTCGCCGATCGGATTGATTGCGCTCGCCATGTCGCCGTAGATCGTGCCATAG encodes the following:
- the rsmA gene encoding 16S rRNA (adenine(1518)-N(6)/adenine(1519)-N(6))-dimethyltransferase RsmA, translating into MIRGVARRFGVRYLRRWGQNFLADRSQLDRIVEALEIAPTDRMVEVGPGLGALTVELASRARAVAGVEIDPACVKALGLALRDRSNVRIIEADILRTAVSELLPSPYRVAGNIPYNLTGALFVHLLEQPLPPARIDLLVQKEVAERLVAPAGDWSLATLGVRVYGRPELTLRVPRSAFLPLPRVDSALVRIIPEAEPAVPRADLASFFQFVTPFFQARRKQLTFVLGRRRGTSGTEARARLSVIGIDPARRAETLTLEEWRRLFENERDR
- the rsmI gene encoding 16S rRNA (cytidine(1402)-2'-O)-methyltransferase, yielding MGTLYLVATPIGNLDDITLRALQVLESVPLIAAEDTRHTMKLLTHFGLRRPLVSLHAKNEARQLQSILARLAQHDIALVSDAGTPALSDPGVRLVSAAVAAGYPVVPIPGPSAVLAALVSSGLPTNQFTFLGFLPRKRGELERLIRETALAKRSFVFFESPHRIQRTLDIMASALGPRSLVVAREITKLHEEFLRGTPATLLEHFAKSPPRGELTVVVAGSDWKAPNE
- a CDS encoding TatD family hydrolase, which gives rise to MGDRQGVGETGAAHPDGARRCPLSPHREAGAGRLIDSHAHLLHLRQPLTPEQALEEARTAGVAAVLNIGDDASDNRPGVELAERIPGLKTTIGRHPHSAGDPIDSAERRELRQLASHPSVVAVGEIGLDYHFTDYHRVPARGQQQVFRQMLGLAQELEKPVVLHTRDAFPDLLAILDEFPGLNGVFHCFSGNSAFAAEALARGFYLSFAGTVTYPTAHGVIGAASIIPLDHMLVETDSPFLPPQSRRGQPNAPRYIVETVERIAKLRGTTPAEIGQATSQNAIDLFRLPHAG
- the metG gene encoding methionine--tRNA ligase, with the translated sequence MSKFYVTTAIVYPNAAPHLGFIYELVGTDALARYHRLIGDDTFFLTGTDEHSQNVRRKAEEEGVSTADFTARMAQLYRDIEARFGISYDRFIRTEDPDHVLGVQAFIAKMQAKGDIFKGSYEGWYCVSCEAFKQDADLKDGYCLIHPTLKAQWLKEENYFFKLSAYQDRLQQHIDKHPEFIQPESRRNEVLGWLRAGLQDFSISRSTIKWGIPFPGDDKHVVYVWGDALVNYATGVGYGTDEAMFKRWWPADLHVIGKDITRFHCLYWPAMLMSAGVAVPKRVYAHGFLTVRGEKMSKSAGNYIDPLEAAERFGAEAVRYLLLRELPFDRDGEISWETMTDRFNADLANDLGNFVYRTLSMLQRYFDGKVPAPDGDAMALDKHLQTAFEKAVRGQDKHMKVLDFTGALDLIWEAVNRGNKYIEESAPWVLAKQSDQRKRLQTVMYNLVEAIRLTSYLISPFLPETATKVAAQIKADLKAPWATAREWGRLAPRTQTALGGVLFPRIEKPEPVA